From Armatimonadota bacterium, one genomic window encodes:
- a CDS encoding ABC transporter permease produces the protein MASPQPAQPRLPNPFDWVASSVMESLTFVGETSILFVETCRRLFSRPFEWREMLNQMAFIGVSSVPIVALTTFSSGAVLALYSADFLVGFGASELAGATIGLALTREIAPVLVGIMVAARCGSAMAAQIGSMAVTEQIDALRSLNVPPVSYLVLPRVLAAVTMLPILCMVGIYTGVYGGYLVSVKLSGVASGTFVQSLRQWVEPADFVNGMWKTVIFGLIVALVACQQGLRTSKGAVGVGEATTRTVVITMVLIYVVNYIMTALLFR, from the coding sequence ATGGCGTCGCCGCAGCCAGCTCAGCCAAGGTTGCCCAACCCGTTCGACTGGGTCGCTAGCTCGGTGATGGAGTCCTTGACGTTCGTCGGCGAGACCTCCATCCTTTTCGTCGAAACGTGCCGCCGACTGTTCAGCCGTCCGTTCGAGTGGCGCGAGATGTTGAACCAGATGGCTTTCATCGGCGTGTCTTCCGTTCCGATCGTTGCGTTGACGACATTCTCATCGGGTGCGGTCCTGGCGCTCTACAGCGCAGACTTCTTGGTCGGGTTCGGCGCGTCTGAGCTGGCCGGTGCGACGATCGGTCTGGCGCTGACGCGGGAGATCGCCCCGGTTCTTGTCGGGATCATGGTTGCTGCGCGGTGCGGCTCGGCTATGGCGGCTCAGATCGGATCGATGGCCGTGACGGAGCAGATCGACGCGCTCAGATCGCTCAACGTGCCGCCGGTCAGCTACCTTGTCCTGCCGCGAGTTCTGGCGGCCGTCACGATGCTGCCGATCCTGTGCATGGTCGGCATCTACACGGGGGTTTACGGCGGGTATCTGGTCTCCGTGAAGCTCAGCGGCGTAGCATCGGGTACGTTCGTGCAGTCCCTACGCCAGTGGGTCGAACCCGCCGATTTCGTGAACGGCATGTGGAAGACGGTAATATTTGGGCTCATCGTTGCGTTGGTAGCGTGCCAGCAAGGCCTGAGGACCTCGAAGGGCGCCGTCGGCGTCGGCGAGGCCACAACTCGCACCGTCGTGATTACAATGGTGCTGATTTACGTCGTAAACTACATCATGACCGCGCTGCTGTTCCGGTAG
- a CDS encoding hydroxymethylglutaryl-CoA lyase, with product MPRIIEVGPRDGLQNESQPVSTELKLAFIKSLASAGLAEIEATSFVSPRWVPQLADAGDLWPQLPDGPLYSALVPNARGLERAVECGVRRIAIFTAASDAFTEKNINMSVDESLAVFADVISQFRESVSDGWVRGYVSTAFECPYAGRIEPAQTARVCESLLEIGVNEVSIGDTIGVAGPSEVKQLAKYLAGSVPLDKTAWHFHDTRGTAIANVVAALDLGYTAFDSSAGGLGGCPYAPGAGGNLATEDLVYLLERTGVNTGVDMNKLARASLDILEALGRPASAKAQLAALAPPVE from the coding sequence GTGCCAAGGATCATCGAGGTCGGCCCCAGAGACGGACTGCAGAACGAGTCGCAGCCTGTCTCTACCGAGCTGAAGCTCGCGTTCATCAAGTCCCTCGCCAGCGCTGGGCTTGCCGAGATAGAAGCGACGAGCTTCGTTTCACCCCGCTGGGTACCCCAACTCGCCGACGCGGGCGATCTCTGGCCGCAGCTTCCCGATGGGCCGCTTTACTCTGCTCTTGTCCCAAACGCTCGCGGACTAGAAAGGGCGGTCGAATGCGGCGTGCGGCGCATTGCGATTTTCACCGCGGCAAGCGACGCATTCACCGAAAAGAACATCAACATGAGCGTTGACGAATCGCTCGCTGTTTTCGCGGATGTGATCAGCCAGTTTCGTGAATCGGTTTCTGACGGCTGGGTGCGCGGATACGTGAGCACAGCGTTCGAATGCCCATATGCAGGGCGCATCGAGCCAGCCCAAACGGCCAGAGTGTGCGAGAGCCTGCTCGAAATCGGAGTGAACGAAGTCAGCATCGGCGACACGATCGGCGTCGCAGGCCCGAGCGAAGTCAAGCAGTTGGCAAAGTACCTCGCGGGGTCGGTGCCGCTCGACAAGACGGCGTGGCACTTTCACGACACGCGCGGGACGGCGATCGCCAACGTAGTCGCGGCACTCGACCTGGGTTACACGGCGTTCGACTCTAGCGCAGGCGGCCTGGGGGGCTGCCCATATGCGCCCGGCGCGGGCGGCAACTTGGCTACGGAAGACTTGGTCTATCTGCTTGAGCGCACCGGAGTGAACACCGGCGTTGACATGAACAAACTCGCGCGCGCTAGCCTTGATATCCTGGAGGCTCTTGGCCGCCCTGCATCTGCGAAGGCTCAGTTGGCGGCGCTGGCCCCGCCGGTTGAGTAG
- a CDS encoding 5'-nucleotidase C-terminal domain-containing protein, which yields MLTPRIWTFALCGALTLTLASPQRSADRSYVAAQSAADIMRDAAGADIAFWPAGIIRDDFSGSDLSRMVDIPGDILVVSELSGKQIKAALDRSISLYPSANDAFLYLSGVEVRFKRELDPAKRVVSIKVGGSPLDLSRKYKVALPMSLARGGYGYFTVWDKKAIVHELEGVAVESLLKGKTSVKQTDRWTLIDDESGV from the coding sequence TTGCTGACACCCCGAATTTGGACTTTTGCCCTTTGCGGCGCGCTCACGCTGACTCTTGCTTCACCGCAACGGTCGGCTGATCGCTCGTACGTTGCGGCGCAGTCTGCGGCTGACATCATGCGCGACGCCGCAGGCGCGGACATAGCGTTTTGGCCAGCCGGCATCATCCGCGACGATTTCAGCGGATCTGACCTCAGCCGAATGGTGGACATCCCGGGCGATATCCTCGTCGTGTCAGAGCTCAGCGGAAAGCAGATCAAGGCCGCGCTCGACCGGTCGATTTCGCTGTACCCCTCGGCGAACGACGCGTTCCTGTACTTGTCCGGCGTCGAGGTTCGGTTCAAGCGAGAGCTGGACCCTGCAAAGCGAGTCGTTTCTATTAAGGTGGGCGGATCTCCGCTGGACCTAAGCCGGAAGTATAAGGTCGCGTTGCCGATGAGCCTGGCGAGAGGAGGCTACGGCTACTTCACCGTTTGGGACAAGAAGGCGATCGTCCACGAGTTGGAAGGGGTCGCGGTCGAGTCTCTGTTGAAGGGGAAGACTTCCGTCAAGCAGACGGATCGCTGGACTCTCATCGACGACGAGTCTGGAGTATAA
- the ychF gene encoding redox-regulated ATPase YchF, which yields MKVGVIGFSLSGKSTLYRAAARGQAKGDVTAVPVPDPRFDQIVAQVQPKKATPASIILHDDVPAIEAGSRKMLSQRFLDQARNVDVLLHVVRAFDSLVAPYHDSVDPIRDMETVDVELVLSDLAIMETRLERLNKMQQSRQPGSPEYTEQALFSRLKPALENGTPLRDQELSEEEAKTCRNYQFLSAKEIVVAFNIDEDSTVDGRADLNDRVVELREKGTQAFQVCATIEEEIAQLAPEDQPEFLESLGLSEPASAKVVRAIYDALGLITFFTIGDHETRAWPLHEGSSAVKAAHTIHSDIARGFIRAEVVHFDQYVEAGSVDAANKSGRMKLEGKEYVVQDGDLLRIRNKT from the coding sequence ATGAAAGTCGGGGTTATCGGGTTCTCTCTATCAGGCAAATCGACCCTGTACCGGGCTGCGGCCCGCGGTCAGGCGAAGGGCGACGTCACGGCGGTGCCGGTTCCCGATCCTCGCTTTGATCAGATCGTCGCACAGGTGCAACCGAAGAAGGCGACCCCGGCCTCGATCATCTTGCACGACGACGTACCGGCGATCGAAGCAGGCTCCCGCAAAATGCTTTCGCAGAGGTTTCTGGATCAGGCGCGCAACGTCGACGTGCTGCTGCACGTCGTCCGCGCGTTCGATTCTCTCGTTGCGCCGTACCACGACAGCGTAGACCCCATACGCGACATGGAAACGGTCGACGTGGAGCTCGTGCTGAGCGACCTGGCTATCATGGAAACGCGGCTGGAGCGGCTGAACAAGATGCAGCAAAGCAGGCAGCCGGGATCGCCCGAGTACACCGAGCAGGCACTGTTCAGCCGATTGAAGCCCGCGCTGGAGAACGGCACGCCGCTCCGCGACCAAGAGCTGAGCGAAGAAGAGGCCAAGACTTGCCGCAACTACCAGTTTCTGAGCGCCAAAGAGATCGTGGTCGCGTTCAATATCGATGAGGACAGCACCGTAGACGGTCGCGCCGATCTGAACGACAGGGTTGTCGAACTGCGAGAGAAAGGCACGCAGGCGTTCCAGGTCTGTGCGACGATCGAAGAGGAGATCGCACAGCTTGCGCCAGAGGATCAGCCAGAGTTTCTTGAGAGCCTGGGCTTGAGCGAACCCGCCAGCGCCAAAGTCGTCCGCGCGATCTACGACGCGCTCGGGCTGATTACGTTCTTTACGATCGGCGACCACGAGACCAGGGCGTGGCCGCTGCACGAAGGGTCGAGCGCAGTAAAGGCCGCACACACCATCCATTCGGACATCGCCAGAGGCTTCATTCGGGCCGAGGTCGTCCACTTCGATCAGTACGTCGAGGCGGGTTCGGTGGACGCCGCGAACAAGTCCGGCAGGATGAAGCTCGAAGGGAAGGAGTACGTCGTTCAGGACGGCGACCTGCTGCGCATTCGGAATAAGACGTAG
- a CDS encoding 30S ribosomal protein S12 methylthiotransferase RimO: MPADKPKNVRIVTLGCAKNEVDSEEIAGVLREKGYSVDGSAEAEITVINTCGFLESAKRESIEAIRKAVAEKGDGKVIVAGCLSQRLGAELQRLAPGADSYVGVGQMARFAEIASAVFGHDGPVLDVQPPQHRWADVTTRARTGRPWSAYLKVSEG, from the coding sequence ATGCCCGCCGACAAGCCCAAGAACGTCCGGATCGTCACGCTTGGCTGCGCCAAGAACGAGGTCGACAGCGAAGAGATCGCGGGCGTCTTGCGCGAGAAGGGGTACTCCGTGGATGGATCGGCTGAGGCCGAGATCACGGTGATCAACACCTGCGGGTTCCTGGAATCGGCCAAGCGCGAGTCGATCGAGGCGATTAGGAAGGCGGTCGCGGAGAAGGGCGACGGCAAGGTGATCGTCGCGGGGTGCCTCTCCCAGCGGCTCGGCGCTGAGCTTCAGCGTCTCGCGCCGGGGGCGGACTCGTACGTCGGGGTCGGGCAGATGGCGCGGTTCGCGGAGATTGCGTCTGCGGTGTTCGGGCATGACGGCCCGGTGTTGGACGTCCAGCCGCCGCAGCACCGGTGGGCCGACGTCACGACCCGCGCGCGCACCGGGCGTCCTTGGAGCGCGTACCTGAAGGTCAGCGAGGG
- a CDS encoding PEP-CTERM sorting domain-containing protein, whose amino-acid sequence MRKYTLTAVIGVSALMGVTSASAAITFEFDTVIAGDPQGGPVFATLLIEDSGVDTVSLTLSHTADPNEAGGQSIKTLLLNVEPFVAGTVTSGSSKFVGYSFSENGKTDSGAMFDLRINFDTALSNRFLAGDTVAMTATGAGLTENSFNAFSEEVPYLAMIHFISIPPDQDSGKVVAVPEPASLFALGLGAVVLLRRRKK is encoded by the coding sequence GTGAGAAAATATACTCTTACCGCTGTAATTGGAGTCAGCGCTTTGATGGGCGTTACTTCGGCCAGCGCGGCCATCACGTTTGAGTTCGATACAGTAATCGCAGGAGACCCACAAGGGGGTCCTGTGTTTGCGACTCTGCTGATCGAGGACAGCGGAGTTGACACCGTTTCGCTCACGCTCAGCCACACCGCAGATCCAAACGAGGCAGGCGGCCAGTCGATCAAGACACTGCTCTTGAACGTCGAACCTTTCGTTGCGGGCACAGTGACATCAGGCAGCTCGAAGTTCGTGGGCTACAGCTTTAGCGAGAACGGCAAGACAGATTCAGGTGCGATGTTCGATCTGCGGATCAATTTCGACACTGCATTGAGCAATCGTTTCTTGGCTGGTGACACCGTTGCCATGACTGCCACAGGCGCAGGCTTAACGGAGAACAGCTTCAATGCCTTTTCTGAAGAAGTTCCATACCTAGCCATGATCCATTTCATCTCGATCCCACCGGATCAGGATTCAGGAAAGGTCGTCGCGGTCCCTGAGCCAGCGAGCCTTTTCGCGCTAGGGCTCGGGGCAGTTGTGCTGCTTCGCCGCCGCAAGAAGTAG
- a CDS encoding gamma-glutamyl-gamma-aminobutyrate hydrolase family protein, with product MKPVIGITAAHELEKGPNNDGDGRVFTNRLYCECIAAAGAVPIIIPHQAAIEDVIPLIDGLLIPGGDDIDAAHFGEANHSKVNLAEPARYPFEASLLKSMPEEAPILGICYGAQAVNIFFGGNLVQHIPDVTGNDSHSAGTVQSYRIEPDSRLCDIVGKSTAEGKTYHHQSNDRPGDGLRAVAWSDDGVVEAIEGLQRWILGVQWHPERTPESEDTQRIFSEFARQARQYGASRRA from the coding sequence ATGAAGCCCGTCATCGGTATCACCGCGGCCCACGAGCTTGAAAAGGGTCCCAACAACGACGGCGACGGTCGCGTGTTCACCAATCGGCTTTACTGCGAATGCATCGCCGCAGCCGGAGCGGTGCCAATCATCATCCCTCATCAGGCCGCGATCGAGGACGTGATCCCGCTGATAGACGGCCTGCTGATCCCTGGCGGCGACGATATCGACGCCGCGCACTTCGGCGAGGCAAACCACTCGAAGGTCAACTTGGCCGAACCGGCCCGATACCCGTTCGAAGCCAGCTTGCTCAAGAGCATGCCGGAGGAGGCGCCGATCCTGGGCATCTGCTACGGAGCGCAGGCGGTCAACATCTTCTTCGGCGGGAACCTCGTCCAACACATCCCCGACGTAACCGGCAACGATTCGCACAGCGCGGGAACGGTGCAGAGTTACCGGATAGAGCCCGACAGCCGCTTGTGCGATATCGTCGGCAAATCGACCGCCGAGGGCAAAACGTACCACCATCAGTCGAACGACCGACCTGGCGACGGGCTCCGGGCCGTGGCTTGGAGCGACGACGGAGTAGTGGAGGCGATCGAGGGACTTCAGCGGTGGATTCTCGGCGTCCAGTGGCACCCTGAGCGCACGCCGGAGAGCGAGGATACGCAACGGATTTTCTCCGAGTTTGCCAGGCAGGCTCGACAGTACGGAGCGTCCAGGCGAGCATGA
- a CDS encoding DUF4342 domain-containing protein, whose product MADAKKTTSKKKVKTEEFKVSSDNLVDELKKLVREGNVRRIIVRAKDGRELLNFSLTVGLIGLALAPFFIAIAAIVGLAKEFTIVVERHVD is encoded by the coding sequence ATGGCCGACGCCAAGAAGACGACATCCAAGAAGAAGGTCAAGACCGAGGAGTTCAAGGTGTCCTCGGACAACCTGGTCGACGAGCTGAAGAAACTCGTGCGCGAGGGCAACGTCCGGCGGATCATCGTACGCGCGAAGGACGGCCGGGAGCTGCTTAACTTTTCGTTGACGGTCGGTCTGATCGGGCTAGCACTGGCACCGTTCTTCATCGCCATAGCGGCGATCGTGGGGCTAGCCAAGGAGTTCACGATCGTCGTCGAGCGCCATGTGGACTAG
- a CDS encoding PEP-CTERM sorting domain-containing protein translates to MKKYLFSALVGVSAIFGVTSASAAITFEFNTVIAGAPQGGPVFATLLIEDSGVDTVSLTLSHTADPGQAGGQSIKTLLLNVDPFVSGTVTSGSSKFKSYSFSENGKNDSGAMFDLRIDFDTAMNNRFLAGDSVAMTATGTGLTEDSFNAFSAGVPYLGMIHFISVPPDQNSAKVVAVPEPASLFALGLGAVVLLRRRKK, encoded by the coding sequence GTGAAGAAATATCTTTTTTCCGCTCTGGTTGGAGTGAGCGCTATATTTGGCGTTACATCGGCCAGCGCGGCCATCACGTTTGAGTTTAATACAGTAATAGCAGGAGCCCCGCAAGGGGGCCCGGTATTCGCCACTCTGCTGATCGAGGACAGCGGTGTTGACACCGTTTCGCTCACGCTCAGCCACACCGCAGATCCAGGCCAGGCAGGCGGGCAGTCGATCAAGACTTTGCTCTTGAACGTCGATCCTTTCGTCTCAGGCACAGTGACCTCTGGCAGCTCGAAATTCAAGAGCTACAGCTTCAGCGAGAACGGCAAGAACGATTCTGGTGCGATGTTCGATTTGAGGATCGACTTCGACACCGCAATGAACAACCGTTTCTTGGCGGGCGACTCGGTTGCGATGACTGCCACCGGTACGGGCCTGACGGAGGATAGCTTCAATGCTTTCTCTGCTGGAGTTCCTTACCTAGGCATGATCCATTTCATCTCGGTCCCACCGGATCAGAATTCGGCAAAGGTCGTCGCGGTTCCTGAGCCGGCGAGCCTTTTCGCGCTAGGGCTCGGAGCAGTTGTGCTGCTACGCCGCCGCAAAAAGTAG
- the rplK gene encoding 50S ribosomal protein L11 — protein sequence MAKKVASVVRLNIPAGKGTPAPPVGPALGQAGINMMEFLKKFNEMTAKQMGYTVPVSINVYEDRSYSFVVKEPLTTDMIKKVLGIAKASSNPGTEIIEVKLTREKALEIVKIKMPDLNANDEEAALKVIAGTARSMGVETDF from the coding sequence ATGGCAAAAAAGGTCGCATCTGTAGTCAGGCTGAACATACCAGCAGGCAAGGGGACGCCGGCGCCCCCGGTTGGGCCGGCACTCGGTCAGGCCGGCATCAACATGATGGAGTTCCTGAAGAAGTTCAACGAGATGACCGCCAAGCAGATGGGCTACACGGTCCCGGTCTCGATCAACGTCTATGAGGACCGCTCGTACTCGTTCGTGGTCAAGGAGCCGCTGACGACGGACATGATCAAGAAGGTCCTGGGGATTGCTAAGGCGTCCAGCAATCCTGGAACGGAAATCATTGAAGTCAAGTTGACAAGGGAGAAGGCGCTGGAGATCGTCAAGATCAAAATGCCTGATTTGAACGCCAACGACGAAGAGGCGGCGCTCAAGGTGATCGCCGGCACAGCCCGCTCGATGGGCGTTGAAACGGACTTTTAG
- a CDS encoding winged helix-turn-helix transcriptional regulator codes for MERLFGTGSQTKVLVMLGLLESSYRSELSRLTGVSPTAVSSLLDRLEEDGVIVAVTQGRNRLVSINPRYKARAELVALLKKLGMRSPEILEAASRARRRPRRKGKKLWTTD; via the coding sequence ATGGAACGTTTATTCGGGACAGGATCGCAGACGAAGGTGCTGGTCATGCTCGGGTTGCTCGAAAGCAGCTACCGGAGCGAACTGTCGCGCCTGACGGGCGTGTCGCCCACGGCAGTCTCCAGCCTGCTCGACCGGCTCGAGGAGGACGGAGTCATCGTTGCGGTGACCCAGGGGCGCAACAGGCTGGTTTCGATCAACCCGCGGTACAAGGCGCGCGCAGAGCTAGTCGCTCTGCTCAAGAAGTTAGGCATGCGAAGCCCGGAGATTCTCGAGGCCGCATCGCGCGCGCGCCGCAGACCGCGACGCAAGGGTAAGAAACTGTGGACGACGGACTAA
- a CDS encoding WD40 repeat domain-containing protein encodes MLTTAIVLAAIVNPSAPTAITVTRVKTFAHIRTTAIAASPKGAVFAVASEDNRVRIMDAVKLTSIHTLDGHPRTPYALAFSRDGKFLLTGDESARIWLWDVKTGKKIREFSRDRGHTRGIQAFAFAPNGKTFASVGKDDVIKIWNTSGGHPTNTIKGVGANFFGIAYLPSGGLVTGTLLEGMRLYAPKGFTLAATLRVGGGEGANEIAINKAGTLCFTACRDGRVVVWDIKKRAKIGAIKAHSDWVLNVAIAPNGKIGASSASDGHVVLWDVKTLQPLATISGQAYVDSLVAFTSDGRHILTTDASNALQIHSLNPRQNR; translated from the coding sequence ATGCTCACCACAGCGATCGTATTAGCAGCAATCGTCAACCCTTCCGCGCCGACCGCCATCACCGTCACGCGCGTCAAGACCTTCGCCCACATTCGAACCACGGCGATAGCCGCGAGCCCTAAAGGCGCCGTGTTCGCCGTCGCTTCCGAAGACAATCGAGTTCGGATCATGGACGCCGTCAAGCTGACGTCGATCCACACCTTGGACGGGCATCCGCGGACTCCGTACGCGCTCGCGTTCAGCCGCGATGGCAAGTTCCTCTTGACTGGCGACGAGTCCGCCCGAATCTGGCTGTGGGACGTGAAGACCGGCAAGAAAATCCGCGAGTTTTCGCGTGATCGCGGTCATACGCGCGGGATTCAAGCGTTCGCTTTCGCGCCAAACGGAAAGACCTTCGCCAGCGTGGGCAAGGACGACGTTATCAAGATCTGGAACACGTCGGGCGGCCATCCGACCAACACGATCAAGGGAGTTGGAGCCAACTTCTTCGGGATCGCGTATCTCCCGTCCGGCGGGCTCGTGACTGGCACGCTGCTCGAAGGAATGCGCCTGTACGCGCCGAAAGGGTTCACCCTGGCGGCGACCCTGCGGGTCGGGGGCGGGGAAGGCGCAAACGAGATCGCAATTAACAAGGCTGGCACTCTCTGCTTTACAGCTTGCCGTGATGGCCGCGTCGTCGTGTGGGACATCAAGAAGCGAGCAAAAATAGGCGCTATCAAGGCGCACAGCGACTGGGTTTTGAACGTCGCGATCGCGCCGAACGGCAAGATCGGCGCAAGCAGCGCGAGCGACGGTCACGTCGTTCTGTGGGACGTCAAGACACTGCAGCCTCTGGCCACCATTTCAGGCCAGGCGTACGTCGACTCGCTAGTTGCCTTCACCAGCGACGGCCGCCACATCCTAACGACTGACGCTTCCAACGCGCTTCAGATTCACAGCCTCAATCCGCGTCAGAATCGGTAG
- a CDS encoding 2-oxo acid dehydrogenase subunit E2, protein MAEVSIKIPQIGEGLQEARLVATLKQPGDKVKRDEPIYQMETDKAVMDVESPYEGTLVKWVASVDEILAIGADVAIIETSDKVQEEASDPDRPAESARVAATTTSATAGGSRRRDMPPRTRAYAKEKGLSDQDLAKIPETGKKIMPEDVDAFLAGAGGEGYSEQQMSAAQRLLSSRLVRGSQLAVPGTETIVSDWSHIEKLRAEIKESGDEFSPSSFTMFAFAVAQVMGKHPYFRSTIVGDSTIRTYDHANLGIAVALEGDQLVIAKIEDADTLGWRDFADRMRERIDHARAGNDQADASIPLTITNMQSFGLRDAVAVVVPPSVATLFLGEAYNGLDQTVSKLKLQRCANIGLTFDHRLINGVGAAQLLTDVRSNVENIRDLLGG, encoded by the coding sequence ATGGCCGAAGTATCTATCAAGATTCCACAGATTGGCGAAGGCTTGCAGGAAGCGCGCCTCGTCGCAACCCTCAAGCAGCCTGGGGACAAGGTGAAGCGGGACGAGCCGATCTACCAGATGGAGACGGACAAGGCGGTCATGGACGTCGAATCTCCGTATGAAGGCACCCTGGTCAAGTGGGTCGCCTCCGTCGACGAGATCTTGGCGATCGGCGCCGACGTCGCGATCATCGAGACTTCGGACAAGGTACAGGAAGAGGCAAGCGACCCTGACCGGCCCGCAGAATCCGCTCGGGTAGCCGCCACCACAACTTCCGCTACAGCCGGAGGCTCGCGGCGACGCGACATGCCGCCGCGCACTCGGGCCTATGCGAAGGAGAAGGGGCTGTCAGACCAGGATCTGGCGAAAATCCCCGAAACCGGCAAGAAGATCATGCCGGAAGACGTGGACGCCTTTCTTGCAGGCGCAGGGGGCGAAGGGTACTCCGAGCAGCAGATGAGTGCTGCTCAGCGCCTGTTGAGCTCCAGGCTGGTGCGCGGATCGCAGCTCGCGGTCCCCGGAACCGAAACCATCGTCAGCGACTGGTCGCACATCGAGAAATTGCGGGCGGAGATCAAGGAGAGCGGCGACGAGTTCTCCCCGTCGTCGTTTACGATGTTCGCGTTCGCCGTCGCTCAGGTGATGGGCAAGCATCCTTATTTCCGGTCTACGATCGTCGGCGACTCTACGATCCGCACCTACGACCACGCCAATCTCGGCATTGCGGTGGCGCTGGAGGGCGATCAGCTGGTGATCGCGAAGATCGAAGATGCGGACACGCTTGGCTGGCGCGACTTTGCAGACCGAATGCGCGAGCGGATCGACCACGCGCGCGCCGGCAACGACCAGGCGGACGCATCCATACCGCTCACGATCACGAACATGCAGAGCTTTGGGCTGCGCGACGCGGTCGCCGTAGTCGTCCCGCCTAGCGTCGCGACGCTGTTCCTGGGCGAGGCGTACAACGGCCTGGATCAAACCGTCAGCAAGCTGAAGCTGCAGCGATGCGCCAATATCGGATTGACGTTCGACCACCGCCTCATCAACGGGGTCGGCGCCGCACAACTGCTGACAGACGTCCGGTCCAACGTTGAGAACATCCGAGACCTTTTGGGCGGCTGA
- a CDS encoding winged helix-turn-helix transcriptional regulator — protein sequence MEQIPRNRQSLFGTRIQTAILMIIGLLGESYPRELTRLAEANISTVSRHLDKLEAQGITVSRYIGKERRVSLNPRFVAFKELKVLIQRLSLAEPEIMNAVNSVRRRPRRRGKEV from the coding sequence ATGGAGCAGATCCCTAGAAACAGGCAGAGCTTGTTTGGAACTCGGATCCAGACGGCGATTCTAATGATCATCGGGCTCTTAGGGGAGTCGTATCCTCGGGAGCTAACGCGACTGGCGGAGGCCAACATCAGCACGGTGTCAAGACACCTCGACAAGCTCGAGGCGCAAGGCATCACGGTGAGTCGGTACATCGGCAAAGAGAGGCGCGTCTCGCTCAATCCGAGGTTCGTGGCATTCAAGGAGCTGAAGGTCCTCATCCAACGGCTGTCGCTGGCAGAGCCCGAAATCATGAACGCCGTCAACTCGGTCAGGAGGCGGCCCAGGAGACGAGGCAAGGAGGTCTAG
- the galT gene encoding galactose-1-phosphate uridylyltransferase gives MSELRYHPFLDQWVITATHRQDRTYNPPDDYCPLCPTEPGGFPTEIPQEDYDIAVFENKFPSLKPEPDAPAIEGTILTPVIPGGGACEVVCYSSRHDATFATLPPGQIRKLTRVWKHRYEELCERDEVQYVFIFENKGTEIGVTLSHPHGQIYAYPFIPPVIRIELEREKLHYHEKGRPLMQDWLAQEREDGLRIVCENERFVCVVPFFARYPFETYVTTNEHVRSLAEMDNDTLDDLASILQEVTRRFDALFGFSMPYIMAMHQEPAVRGYEFNWFHVEFYPPYRTAEKLKYLAGSEAGAGAFINDTLPEESAALLRDVRVGSG, from the coding sequence ATGTCGGAACTGCGGTACCACCCGTTCCTCGATCAGTGGGTCATCACGGCGACCCACCGGCAGGACCGCACGTACAACCCGCCGGACGACTACTGCCCGCTCTGCCCTACCGAACCTGGCGGCTTCCCCACTGAGATTCCTCAAGAGGACTACGACATTGCGGTGTTCGAGAACAAGTTCCCGTCGCTGAAGCCCGAGCCTGACGCGCCTGCGATCGAGGGGACGATCCTCACGCCCGTCATTCCCGGCGGCGGGGCGTGCGAAGTGGTGTGCTACTCCTCACGCCACGACGCGACGTTCGCCACGCTCCCGCCCGGACAGATCAGGAAGCTAACGCGCGTCTGGAAACACCGGTACGAAGAGCTGTGCGAGCGGGACGAAGTCCAGTACGTGTTCATCTTCGAGAACAAGGGGACCGAGATCGGCGTCACCCTGAGCCACCCGCATGGGCAGATTTACGCGTACCCGTTCATCCCGCCGGTCATCAGGATCGAGCTTGAGCGAGAGAAGCTGCACTACCATGAGAAAGGGCGGCCGCTGATGCAGGACTGGCTCGCGCAGGAGAGGGAGGACGGGCTGCGGATCGTCTGTGAGAACGAGCGGTTCGTGTGCGTCGTGCCGTTTTTCGCGCGGTATCCGTTCGAAACGTACGTGACGACTAACGAGCACGTCCGGAGCCTCGCGGAGATGGACAACGATACGCTGGACGATCTCGCTTCGATCCTGCAAGAAGTGACGAGGCGGTTCGACGCCCTGTTCGGGTTCTCAATGCCGTACATCATGGCGATGCACCAAGAGCCCGCAGTTCGGGGGTACGAGTTCAACTGGTTCCACGTCGAGTTCTATCCGCCTTATCGCACCGCCGAGAAGCTGAAGTATCTGGCTGGGAGCGAGGCCGGGGCCGGGGCGTTCATCAACGACACGCTGCCGGAAGAGTCGGCAGCGCTGTTGCGGGACGTTCGGGTTGGTTCGGGTTAG